Proteins from one Leptospira meyeri genomic window:
- a CDS encoding TolC family protein: protein MRNYYLNILKYSIFMIYCLFSTEVYSGSPDNVDSKINELLKKHPEVSLKFLEAKEKEFRSKHADVYPDPKFGFAYRSYPYRSGFDTDRARPDTPSMTGKEYSISQEIPFPGKLNLEKQILKTDSELDYWSGVWVQNEFLRSYFELVLSIAAMERELNDLLSIEKQLNTKVKLESSQYVSEQFKLSNIIKTKNQIERMKDRVIEKTITLKEYKQSLEFYANDIGANLITEEEIIGYLKKKESNIEQELSRDSLSKIPLIQFAELNQTKAMIESKKDEILHFPDFEIFVSYMQRRRKPFLLDSGPLNLSIMDNPEFAGDLWSAGVTIRVPVWSLSKVDELNQSNAIRITRLQREKEKEQIRLKSEYQATIEAWLGNKQRFDHFKNNLLPSFQKNIKTSLSSYAKGESVLGESYDFIVESLEMQSQVHQIQFKRWSSVLKLLQLTNHLLPEGENHED, encoded by the coding sequence ATGAGGAATTATTATTTAAATATATTAAAATATTCTATATTTATGATTTATTGTTTGTTCAGTACTGAGGTGTATTCAGGTAGTCCAGACAATGTTGATAGTAAAATAAACGAATTATTAAAAAAACATCCAGAAGTATCTTTGAAATTTTTGGAAGCTAAAGAGAAAGAATTTCGATCCAAACATGCGGATGTTTACCCTGATCCCAAATTTGGATTTGCATATCGATCCTATCCTTATCGATCTGGATTTGATACCGATCGAGCAAGGCCTGATACACCCAGTATGACGGGAAAAGAATATTCTATATCACAAGAAATTCCTTTTCCTGGTAAATTAAATCTAGAAAAACAAATTTTGAAAACGGATTCGGAGTTGGATTATTGGAGCGGAGTTTGGGTCCAAAATGAATTTTTACGATCTTATTTTGAATTGGTTTTATCAATTGCTGCAATGGAAAGGGAATTAAACGACCTACTTAGCATTGAAAAACAACTGAATACAAAAGTCAAATTAGAATCTTCTCAATATGTTTCAGAACAATTTAAGTTATCAAACATAATCAAAACAAAAAATCAAATCGAAAGAATGAAAGACCGAGTGATTGAGAAAACGATAACATTGAAAGAATATAAACAATCCCTCGAGTTTTATGCGAATGATATTGGTGCCAATTTAATTACTGAAGAAGAGATTATTGGTTATTTGAAAAAGAAAGAAAGTAATATTGAACAAGAATTGTCTAGGGATTCGCTATCGAAGATTCCACTCATACAATTTGCTGAATTGAACCAGACAAAAGCGATGATTGAATCCAAAAAGGATGAGATTTTGCATTTCCCTGATTTTGAAATTTTTGTGAGTTATATGCAACGGAGACGTAAACCCTTCTTGCTTGATAGTGGCCCTTTGAACTTAAGCATCATGGATAATCCTGAGTTTGCTGGTGACCTCTGGAGTGCAGGTGTCACAATTCGTGTTCCTGTTTGGTCTTTATCAAAAGTAGATGAATTAAACCAATCAAATGCGATCAGAATCACAAGATTACAAAGAGAAAAAGAAAAGGAACAAATTCGACTTAAGTCAGAATACCAAGCAACAATCGAAGCATGGTTAGGGAATAAACAAAGATTCGATCATTTTAAGAACAATCTTTTGCCATCCTTCCAAAAGAACATAAAAACATCACTTTCATCATATGCTAAGGGAGAGAGCGTATTAGGAGAGAGTTACGATTTTATTGTCGAATCATTAGAAATGCAATCGCAAGTACATCAAATTCAATTCAAACGTTGGTCATCTGTTTTGAAGTTACTGCAACTAACAAATCACTTATTACCAGAAGGAGAAAATCATGAGGATTAA
- a CDS encoding ATP-dependent 6-phosphofructokinase: MNENDTKVEQFGPCTIPNPAGYDYWTEDNSVVLFQTIFSGPDDAKKTVDTSPVFFEQAGPKEKIYFRPEEVTAGIVTCGGLCPGINDVIRALVMELHYRYKVPRILGFPFGYEGLVKKFGHRPVELTPDKVAHIMNFGGSILGSSRGNQNIGDMVDTLFLYGVKMLFCIGGDGTLRGAQAIQEEVRKRKEDISIVGIPKTIDNDINYVQKTFGFSTAFSKAVEAVNCAHEEAKGAPNGIGLVKLMGRHSGFIAVNSALASKNVNFVLIPELDFDLEGDGAFLTVLKERVQKRGHAVVILAEGAGQKFFEDKGEKDLSGNKKLADIGIFIKDKITEYFKKEGVGLNLKYIDPSYIIRSVPANAEDSVFCGFLAQNAVHAAFAGRTGCVVGIWNNVFTVMPISLAIAERKVLRPERSTLWRALLASTGQPNSMKAKS, from the coding sequence ATGAATGAAAATGATACCAAGGTTGAACAATTTGGTCCCTGCACCATTCCAAATCCAGCAGGGTATGATTACTGGACGGAAGACAACTCCGTCGTTCTTTTCCAAACGATATTTTCCGGCCCCGATGATGCAAAAAAAACCGTAGATACAAGCCCTGTATTCTTTGAACAAGCTGGACCTAAAGAAAAGATCTACTTTCGTCCAGAAGAAGTCACAGCAGGCATTGTCACATGTGGGGGGCTTTGCCCTGGGATCAACGATGTCATTCGTGCTCTTGTGATGGAATTGCATTACCGGTACAAAGTGCCCCGTATTCTAGGATTCCCTTTCGGTTACGAGGGTCTTGTGAAAAAATTTGGACATAGACCGGTGGAACTTACTCCAGACAAAGTGGCCCATATCATGAACTTTGGTGGTTCCATTTTGGGATCTTCTCGAGGGAACCAAAATATTGGAGATATGGTGGATACTTTATTCCTCTATGGGGTGAAGATGTTATTTTGTATCGGTGGAGACGGGACCTTACGTGGGGCCCAGGCCATCCAAGAGGAAGTTCGGAAACGAAAGGAAGACATTTCCATTGTGGGGATCCCGAAAACCATTGATAACGATATTAACTATGTCCAAAAAACCTTTGGATTCTCGACTGCTTTTAGTAAGGCGGTAGAGGCAGTCAATTGTGCACATGAAGAGGCCAAAGGCGCACCCAATGGGATTGGTCTCGTGAAACTGATGGGCCGCCATTCTGGATTTATCGCCGTCAATTCTGCACTGGCTTCTAAAAATGTTAACTTTGTCCTCATTCCAGAACTTGATTTTGATTTAGAAGGAGATGGTGCCTTTCTTACCGTTTTGAAGGAACGAGTCCAAAAACGAGGTCATGCCGTTGTGATTTTGGCAGAAGGTGCCGGGCAAAAGTTTTTTGAAGACAAAGGGGAAAAGGATTTATCAGGTAACAAGAAGTTGGCGGACATTGGTATTTTTATCAAAGATAAAATCACAGAGTATTTTAAAAAAGAAGGAGTTGGACTGAACTTAAAATACATCGATCCCAGTTATATCATTCGTTCTGTTCCTGCCAATGCTGAAGATTCAGTATTTTGTGGGTTCCTCGCACAAAATGCGGTCCATGCAGCTTTTGCTGGTAGGACAGGTTGTGTAGTAGGGATTTGGAACAATGTATTTACGGTTATGCCGATCTCCCTTGCCATTGCGGAGAGAAAGGTATTACGACCAGAGAGGAGTACTCTATGGAGGGCGCTTCTTGCTTCGACGGGTCAACCTAATTCGATGAAAGCAAAAAGCTGA
- a CDS encoding methylenetetrahydrofolate reductase → MNQILLEVIPRDVQTLLSEVSFVKNNFSQISGINIPDLLRFETRSWVAASKIQNVFPNVIPHLRAIDFDLDHCGHIIEFLQKNSISSVVVIKGDPPTDMSQKVYPTTSIKLIKKLKKEMSSLKVYAAVDQYRSGIKDEFDYIEMKIDAGADGFLTQPFFDLRLIHIFTEKLRGKEVYIGISPVTNEKSQSYWESRNRAYFPRDFQLTMDWNVQFAKEVIDYCSKNHFNMYLMPIRIPLETYLRGIFK, encoded by the coding sequence TTGAATCAAATATTATTAGAAGTGATACCGAGAGATGTTCAAACATTGCTGAGTGAAGTAAGTTTTGTTAAAAATAATTTCAGTCAAATCTCAGGAATTAATATTCCGGATTTACTAAGATTTGAGACTAGAAGTTGGGTTGCTGCATCGAAAATTCAAAATGTTTTTCCAAATGTTATTCCGCACTTAAGAGCAATTGACTTTGATTTAGATCATTGTGGTCATATCATTGAATTTCTTCAAAAAAACAGCATATCTTCCGTTGTGGTCATCAAGGGAGATCCACCGACAGATATGTCTCAAAAAGTTTACCCGACAACTTCGATTAAACTGATCAAAAAATTAAAAAAAGAAATGAGTTCGCTAAAAGTCTACGCTGCTGTTGATCAATACCGCAGTGGGATTAAAGATGAATTTGATTATATCGAAATGAAAATAGATGCGGGAGCTGATGGTTTTTTAACTCAGCCATTTTTTGATTTACGTTTGATTCATATTTTTACTGAAAAACTTCGAGGAAAGGAAGTTTATATTGGAATTAGTCCAGTGACCAATGAAAAATCGCAAAGTTATTGGGAATCCAGGAATCGTGCTTATTTCCCAAGGGATTTCCAACTGACGATGGATTGGAATGTACAATTTGCAAAAGAAGTGATCGATTATTGCTCTAAAAATCATTTCAATATGTATTTGATGCCAATTCGGATTCCTCTCGAAACCTATTTAAGGGGTATATTTAAGTGA